The window TGAAAGTCAGCGGCATCATCCTGTTGGCGATGTACGCCGCCTTCCGAAAGGCGTTTGTGCTGGCTCTGGCGCTTGTCCTGTCTGCCGGCGGTGATTTCGCGCTTGCCCTGAACCCGCCGGAAATGGAGGCGGGGATCGGCTTTTTCGGTGCGGCCCACCTCGTCTATCTGGTGATCTTTGCCGGGTTTATCCTCAAAGATGGCTGGCGCAAGGACGGTCTGGTGCTCGCGGTGGCCCTGCTGGCCTTCGGCATTGCGATGTTTGTCTGGCTGCGGCCGGGCATGGGCGAGCTGCTGGTGCCGGCCAGCGCGTATCTGGGCATTATCCTTGCCATGGTCATCGCCGCCGGGCTGGTGCGCGGGCCTCGCCTGATCGTGGCCGGTGCGCTGCTCTTCCTCATCTCCGACAGCATGATCGCCGCGCGCCTGTTCCGTGAGACGCTGGTCTTTGACGGTCTGGACTGGGGCGGGGTCGCCGTCTGGATCACCTATTTCGCGGCGCAGTTCTGCCTCGCCATCGGCATCGTGCGTAGAAAGGCATTTCAGGCGGGGTAGAAAATGTATTCAGCAGAAGAAGCCGCAAGATATCTCGACTACTACGTGTCGCCAGACACCAAGGCGGAATATGCCGTGATGCTCACGGGTCCATGGGGCGTCGGCAAAACCCATTTCATCAAATCTTACTTTGAAAGCCGACTGGGAACTCAGCCCCGTCGATCCTCTCTGTGGCCTTGGCAGAACAAGAAGGAGCTAGAGCCACAGCGCCGATATCTTTACGCTAGTTTGTACGGGGTAAGCTCAAAGAATGAGATACTGGACCAGTTTTTTGTCCAGGCTCACCCGGCGTTGAGTTCGACGCATGCCAAAATTGGCGGTGCAATTATAGCTCGCTTTATAAACTTCCGCGCTGGAACCGAGGTGAACTCCGAAGATCAAAACCATGCTCTATTAAAGTCAGTATTTTTGAACTTGAAAGATAAGGTTTTAATTTTTGATGACCTAGAGCGTAGCGAGATGCCAATATCAGAGGCGATGGGCCTGATAAATTCTTTTGTTGAACACGATCGACTAAAGGCAATCATCATCGCTAACGAACACGATATCCGAGATGATGAAAAGGATAAATACAAACGACGAAAAGAGAAGCTTGTTGGAAAAACTATAGAAATTAGATCCGACCCTGATGTAGTTTTGGAGTGCCAATTAAATAGCGTAAAACCTGAAACAGCTGATATAATTCGAATGAACAAGGCGGCGTTTCTTAGAACCTTTAACGCTTGCAGCACTCCTAGTTTCCGAATTATGCGCGCAGTCTTGCATGATTTTGATCATTTGATCAATGCTGTCGATGAACGTTTGCGAAATTCAAAGGAGGTTGCAGGCAGTTTAGCGAATCATATGCTGGCTATTGAGCTAGAATGCAGAGGTCAAGGTGTTGCTTACGAGGAAATCGTTAAAATCGGAACATTCGAGTATTATTATAAAAAATCTAATCCGAATGATAGTGGGAGTTTAGCTGAGCAAACACAGATATTATCTGATATCGAACGCCGATACGATGATATCGATTGGGGGAACACCGTTTTACCCGCGGAGCTGTTAATCAAATTCACGAAATCGGGGATTCTGGAAACCACACAGATTAATGAAAGCATTGCTCAGAATCCTCAGCTCTCGGACCCTGTTGGCATCCCCGCATGGAGGAGACTTTGGCACTATCCGAACCTTTCGGAGGCGGACTACATAGAGGCGAAGAAGGAAATCTTGGAGCTTCTAGATTCCAGGTCCATTGTGGAATTTGAAGAAATATTGCACGTTGCCGGTTTAATTATAAAGCTTTCTGAATATGATGATCATTTTATAACGGATTGTAGTGTGGTTGATTATTTTAAGGGATACATGGAATCTATTCGAGATGTTCGGAAGGTAAACTTTAATCCGGACTTCGCGTCTGGTGATTGGATTTCATATGGTGATTTAGGATTTGTTTCCAGAGAGAGCGAGGAGTTT is drawn from Glycocaulis alkaliphilus and contains these coding sequences:
- a CDS encoding lysoplasmalogenase, with the translated sequence MSEQDNEFSSANRYKEAGALIPEWTGAAYLGVAIFAALVFLVLDQVTAGGAQIALVKVSGIILLAMYAAFRKAFVLALALVLSAGGDFALALNPPEMEAGIGFFGAAHLVYLVIFAGFILKDGWRKDGLVLAVALLAFGIAMFVWLRPGMGELLVPASAYLGIILAMVIAAGLVRGPRLIVAGALLFLISDSMIAARLFRETLVFDGLDWGGVAVWITYFAAQFCLAIGIVRRKAFQAG
- a CDS encoding P-loop NTPase fold protein; translation: MYSAEEAARYLDYYVSPDTKAEYAVMLTGPWGVGKTHFIKSYFESRLGTQPRRSSLWPWQNKKELEPQRRYLYASLYGVSSKNEILDQFFVQAHPALSSTHAKIGGAIIARFINFRAGTEVNSEDQNHALLKSVFLNLKDKVLIFDDLERSEMPISEAMGLINSFVEHDRLKAIIIANEHDIRDDEKDKYKRRKEKLVGKTIEIRSDPDVVLECQLNSVKPETADIIRMNKAAFLRTFNACSTPSFRIMRAVLHDFDHLINAVDERLRNSKEVAGSLANHMLAIELECRGQGVAYEEIVKIGTFEYYYKKSNPNDSGSLAEQTQILSDIERRYDDIDWGNTVLPAELLIKFTKSGILETTQINESIAQNPQLSDPVGIPAWRRLWHYPNLSEADYIEAKKEILELLDSRSIVEFEEILHVAGLIIKLSEYDDHFITDCSVVDYFKGYMESIRDVRKVNFNPDFASGDWISYGDLGFVSRESEEFKGILEIVRNEIKIETLKFFKEKVESIIEILFDEPTKRSLLYDSDFSSEKYGHYPFLHLVEPEIFARRLIRNAVLDQDMMNCLKRRYEYDRGRGRLFDEHDWIERLKLALEAQAASLGSPHRTIVKGRCERYFTQIQQLIREGIGIQKHINAAEADTAPATTTQSIVEAVRNERDSR